A genomic window from Halogeometricum borinquense DSM 11551 includes:
- a CDS encoding cobyric acid synthase, protein MTDDGASDSSPPHSTRTILVAGTASHVGKSTVAAGLSRLLADRGFSVAPFKAQNMSNNARAVPIAPAVAGSSAERGGDAGDADTVTDAAFGEIGVSQYVQARAARVTPTTDHNPVLLKPRGEGESQLVVNGRPAGNHAASDYYEEGWHRARDAAEAAHARLGRQHDVVIAEGAGSIAEINLHHRDLANVETTRFADADVLLVADIERGGVFASLVGTLELVPDDVRDRIAGAVITKFRGDESLLSDGLDAFEERTGVPVLGVLPYDDPGLPEEDSVSLPAIDERAAVGASANESEAAITIAVPRLPRVSNATDLEPLAAEPGVRVEYVPLDADLSSADAVVLPGSKNTADDLRACREAGLHDRLHEFSGPIVGLCGGYQLLGERLRNVGAESVRGGDELPGFGLLPVETRFSTEKRVAPVRWRFDGTGPFDEFAGTVSGYEIHTGETSLVADADTLSGADASPNADTLSDAGTPVAPFVADGRADATLGIARGRVLGTYLHGLFENDEVRDAFCDHLFAAAGKSRPTGDELAVSPYDRAAALVSRLDLEPLGFEAVGDD, encoded by the coding sequence ATGACGGACGACGGCGCGTCCGATTCGAGTCCGCCCCATTCGACTCGGACCATCCTCGTCGCGGGGACGGCGAGCCACGTCGGCAAGAGTACCGTCGCCGCCGGACTCTCTCGCCTCCTCGCGGACCGCGGATTCTCCGTCGCGCCGTTCAAGGCGCAGAACATGAGCAACAACGCCCGTGCCGTCCCAATCGCACCGGCGGTGGCCGGGTCGTCGGCAGAGCGAGGCGGAGACGCTGGTGACGCCGACACTGTAACCGACGCCGCCTTCGGAGAAATCGGGGTCTCCCAGTACGTCCAAGCCCGCGCCGCCCGCGTGACGCCGACGACGGATCACAACCCTGTCCTCCTGAAACCCCGCGGCGAGGGGGAGTCACAACTGGTCGTGAACGGCCGTCCCGCGGGGAACCACGCCGCGAGCGACTACTACGAGGAGGGCTGGCACCGCGCCCGCGATGCCGCGGAGGCGGCGCACGCCCGACTCGGAAGACAGCACGACGTGGTCATTGCCGAGGGTGCCGGCTCAATCGCGGAGATCAATCTCCACCACCGCGATTTGGCCAACGTCGAGACGACGCGGTTCGCCGACGCCGACGTGCTTCTCGTCGCCGATATCGAACGCGGCGGCGTCTTCGCCTCGCTCGTCGGAACGCTCGAACTCGTCCCCGACGACGTGCGCGACCGCATCGCTGGCGCGGTGATAACGAAGTTCCGCGGCGACGAATCACTCCTTTCGGACGGTCTCGACGCCTTCGAGGAGCGAACGGGTGTGCCCGTCCTCGGCGTCCTTCCGTACGACGACCCCGGACTTCCCGAAGAGGACAGCGTTTCTCTCCCGGCGATAGACGAACGCGCCGCTGTCGGGGCGTCCGCGAACGAGTCGGAGGCGGCCATCACTATTGCCGTCCCGCGACTCCCTCGCGTCTCGAACGCGACGGACCTCGAACCGCTCGCGGCCGAACCGGGTGTTCGGGTCGAGTACGTTCCCCTCGACGCCGACCTGTCGTCGGCCGACGCCGTCGTCCTTCCGGGATCGAAGAACACCGCCGACGACCTACGAGCCTGCCGCGAGGCTGGCCTGCACGACCGACTTCACGAGTTTTCCGGCCCTATCGTCGGTCTCTGCGGCGGCTACCAACTGCTCGGCGAACGCCTGCGAAACGTCGGCGCTGAGAGCGTCCGCGGCGGCGACGAACTCCCCGGGTTCGGCCTCCTCCCGGTCGAGACGCGGTTCTCCACGGAGAAGCGTGTTGCCCCGGTACGGTGGCGGTTCGACGGCACCGGCCCGTTCGATGAGTTCGCGGGAACCGTCTCGGGTTACGAGATTCACACCGGCGAGACGAGTCTCGTCGCCGATGCAGACACTCTGTCGGGTGCGGACGCTTCGCCGAATGCAGACACTCTGTCGGACGCCGGCACTCCCGTGGCTCCGTTTGTCGCTGATGGACGCGCGGATGCCACACTCGGTATCGCCCGCGGCCGCGTTCTCGGGACCTATCTCCACGGCCTGTTCGAGAACGACGAGGTGAGAGACGCCTTCTGCGACCACCTGTTCGCCGCCGCCGGGAAGTCGCGGCCGACAGGTGACGAACTGGCTGTCTCCCCGTACGACCGCGCGGCGGCGCTCGTCTCCCGACTCGATCTCGAACCGCTCGGATTCGAAGCCGTCGGTGACGACTAA
- a CDS encoding cob(I)yrinic acid a,c-diamide adenosyltransferase, translating into MSNERPDSPEETRQHTPGGGISPAATDIEPAAPEEFGLVQAWWGDGKGKTTAALGMAFRAAGHGYRVHLLQFLKGGADSVESVRGEYNVIAALPTISYENTGHYGWKGRMDGSDDDEHAAKAQAAFDRTKELVAAAGEADLTAPLPSDGNAEDGVHMLVLDEILYAVEMGLLDADEVLELVESKPENLELVLTGGHEEPTFLLDAADLVSEVRKVNHPFDDGTRARKGTEY; encoded by the coding sequence ATGAGCAACGAGCGACCTGACTCGCCCGAAGAGACGCGACAACACACGCCCGGCGGCGGTATCTCGCCGGCGGCGACGGATATCGAACCGGCCGCGCCCGAGGAGTTCGGTCTCGTGCAGGCGTGGTGGGGCGACGGCAAGGGCAAAACCACCGCCGCGTTGGGGATGGCGTTCCGCGCGGCGGGGCACGGCTACCGCGTCCATCTTCTCCAGTTCCTGAAGGGCGGTGCGGATTCTGTTGAAAGCGTCCGCGGCGAATACAACGTCATCGCGGCTCTCCCTACCATCTCCTACGAGAATACCGGTCACTACGGCTGGAAAGGCCGCATGGACGGGTCGGACGACGACGAACACGCCGCGAAGGCGCAGGCGGCGTTCGACCGGACCAAGGAGTTGGTCGCCGCCGCGGGCGAGGCTGACCTAACCGCGCCGCTTCCGTCCGATGGCAACGCCGAGGACGGGGTCCATATGCTTGTCTTAGACGAGATTCTGTACGCCGTCGAGATGGGATTACTCGACGCGGACGAGGTACTCGAACTGGTCGAATCGAAGCCCGAGAATCTCGAACTCGTCCTGACTGGCGGGCACGAGGAACCAACGTTCCTCTTGGATGCCGCGGATCTCGTCAGCGAGGTGCGGAAGGTGAACCACCCGTTCGACGACGGGACGCGAGCGCGGAAGGGTACCGAATACTGA
- a CDS encoding cobyrinate a,c-diamide synthase: MTDTPVPADLPGLVLAGTASGVGKTVATLAVCRALEREGHTPVAAKAGPDFIDPSHHAATLGRPSRTLDPWLAGDDGLERTYARGATDGDVCVVEGMMGLYDGDVSTAAVAAKLDLPIVLVVDATTGMESIAATALGFRAYADRMGYDVDVAGLLAARARGGRHEEGIKNAIPVELHYVGRTPPLDGLEVPERHLGLHYGDESAVDDDALDAAARHVDTTELLALARRPRVDAPPERPVESTDVTVAVATDDAFRFVYPSVREHLAARATVEPFAPVAGDDLPDCDAVYLPGGYPERHTEAIAESPALSTIAERAADGLPVFGECGGLMVLGESLTTAEGETYEMAGVLPVSTHLTERPVGLDHVGLRARRDSILASEGETVRGHEFHYSAATAAPDARYAFEVVRGAGLDGANDGLTEYRTLGTYTHFHAESGALDAFVESAGR; encoded by the coding sequence ATGACCGACACACCGGTTCCGGCGGACCTCCCCGGTCTCGTTCTCGCGGGGACGGCGTCGGGTGTTGGCAAGACCGTCGCTACGCTTGCGGTCTGCCGCGCCCTCGAACGCGAAGGGCACACACCCGTCGCGGCCAAGGCCGGACCCGACTTCATCGATCCGAGTCACCACGCCGCGACGCTCGGCCGTCCGTCGCGGACGCTCGATCCGTGGCTGGCCGGCGACGACGGTCTCGAACGAACCTACGCCCGCGGTGCAACCGACGGTGACGTGTGCGTCGTCGAGGGAATGATGGGGCTGTACGACGGGGACGTGAGTACCGCCGCCGTCGCCGCGAAACTCGATTTGCCTATCGTCCTCGTCGTGGACGCAACCACGGGCATGGAAAGCATCGCGGCGACGGCGCTCGGCTTCCGCGCCTACGCCGACCGGATGGGATACGACGTTGACGTGGCTGGTCTTCTCGCCGCCCGCGCTCGTGGGGGCAGACACGAGGAGGGGATCAAGAACGCCATCCCGGTGGAGTTGCACTACGTCGGTCGAACGCCGCCGCTGGACGGTCTCGAAGTCCCCGAGCGACATCTCGGACTCCACTACGGCGACGAGTCGGCGGTGGACGACGACGCACTCGACGCGGCGGCCCGACACGTCGATACCACGGAACTGCTCGCACTCGCCCGCCGTCCCAGAGTGGATGCGCCGCCGGAACGCCCCGTCGAATCGACGGATGTGACCGTCGCTGTCGCTACCGACGACGCATTCCGGTTCGTCTATCCGTCGGTCCGCGAGCACCTCGCCGCGCGGGCGACTGTCGAACCGTTCGCGCCCGTCGCGGGCGACGATCTGCCCGACTGCGACGCCGTCTACCTCCCCGGTGGCTACCCAGAACGTCACACCGAAGCCATCGCGGAATCGCCCGCGCTCTCGACTATCGCGGAGCGGGCCGCCGACGGGCTTCCCGTTTTCGGAGAGTGTGGCGGCCTCATGGTTCTCGGAGAGTCGTTGACGACAGCCGAGGGGGAGACATACGAGATGGCGGGCGTGCTTCCCGTCTCGACGCATCTGACCGAACGACCGGTCGGTCTCGACCACGTCGGTCTCCGGGCGCGCCGCGACTCGATTTTAGCATCCGAGGGAGAGACGGTCCGCGGCCACGAGTTCCATTACTCGGCGGCTACGGCCGCACCGGATGCCCGCTACGCGTTCGAGGTGGTCCGCGGTGCGGGTCTCGACGGCGCGAACGACGGTCTTACCGAGTACCGGACGCTCGGAACGTACACGCACTTCCACGCCGAATCGGGCGCGCTCGACGCGTTCGTGGAATCGGCCGGGCGTTAG
- a CDS encoding adenosylcobinamide amidohydrolase gives MLTPVFDATVRDDVLQLSRPETRWLSTGHAGGESRGPVAYNVSVPEGWDEMDVDGYVERRLDAAGFDEKGPTLLTGVSMRHARRARLGPVEVVATAGVSNPAALPVADSAHSTAHSRTDDPPAGTVNVFVGTTRDLAAGALANLVAVAAEAKTATLLAQTGFPGTTTDAIIAACDPAGETTLYSGSATEVGAATRACVRDALCASLESRYSAADGNELPDSVEDAKYGVVTDERAAVSQILTDENDGEAL, from the coding sequence ATGCTAACACCCGTCTTCGACGCCACCGTCCGCGACGACGTGCTTCAACTCTCCCGACCGGAGACGCGGTGGCTCTCGACTGGGCATGCGGGCGGCGAATCGCGTGGCCCTGTCGCGTACAACGTGAGTGTCCCCGAGGGTTGGGACGAGATGGACGTAGACGGCTACGTCGAACGCCGCCTCGACGCGGCGGGATTCGATGAGAAGGGACCGACACTCCTCACCGGCGTCTCGATGCGCCATGCCCGTCGCGCTCGTCTCGGTCCTGTCGAAGTCGTCGCTACCGCTGGCGTCTCGAACCCGGCGGCGCTTCCAGTCGCGGATTCGGCGCACTCCACAGCGCACTCCCGGACGGACGACCCTCCCGCGGGGACGGTGAACGTCTTCGTCGGGACGACGCGTGACCTTGCTGCGGGTGCACTTGCGAACCTCGTCGCCGTCGCCGCCGAAGCGAAAACGGCCACCCTTCTCGCGCAGACAGGGTTCCCCGGGACGACGACGGACGCGATAATCGCTGCCTGCGATCCCGCCGGTGAGACGACTCTCTACTCCGGAAGCGCTACGGAAGTCGGAGCGGCGACCCGCGCGTGCGTCCGTGACGCGCTCTGTGCGTCGCTTGAGTCTCGATACAGTGCCGCTGACGGCAACGAGCTTCCTGATTCCGTCGAAGACGCGAAGTACGGCGTCGTCACCGACGAACGCGCTGCTGTCAGTCAAATTCTCACCGACGAGAACGACGGCGAAGCTTTGTAA
- a CDS encoding aminotransferase class I/II-fold pyridoxal phosphate-dependent enzyme, which produces MDLDAVSAVSRVPHGGADDVTILDFSANTNPNRPSGIAFAYESALATSTRYPADDYVDFRVAAAEYVDCDPHDVIPTAGGMAALRLAFGVTVGPGDDVLLPEPSFGEYDREIRLQGATPVAVAHDEILETDPRDYAAAVVCNPNNPTGEAADPDELRAYLEDCRDADTVLIVDEAFLDFTDDPSLAGEPGVIVARSLTKMFGLPGLRAGFAVATEALGEKLDAARQAWSLSTPAADVGEFCMRQQVFVTETKVRVRIERERMRERLSDAFEVYPSDAPFLLLGVEGDVDELLSYARERGFALRDARTFPTLDSHVRVAVRRPQENDKLVRTLLEF; this is translated from the coding sequence ATGGACCTTGATGCCGTCTCCGCTGTCTCCCGTGTTCCACACGGTGGCGCGGACGACGTAACCATCCTTGATTTCAGTGCGAACACGAACCCGAACCGACCGTCGGGCATTGCGTTCGCATACGAGTCCGCGCTTGCAACGTCCACGCGGTATCCGGCCGACGACTACGTTGATTTTCGCGTTGCGGCCGCCGAGTACGTTGACTGCGACCCGCACGACGTGATACCGACCGCCGGTGGAATGGCCGCTCTTCGACTCGCATTCGGCGTCACCGTCGGCCCGGGCGACGACGTGCTGCTTCCCGAACCGAGCTTCGGCGAGTACGACCGCGAGATCAGATTACAAGGCGCGACGCCAGTCGCCGTCGCACACGACGAGATTCTGGAGACCGATCCACGAGACTATGCTGCTGCCGTCGTCTGCAACCCGAACAATCCGACGGGCGAGGCGGCCGACCCCGACGAACTGCGCGCGTATCTCGAAGACTGCCGCGACGCCGATACCGTCCTCATCGTTGACGAGGCGTTTCTTGACTTCACCGACGATCCGAGTCTCGCGGGCGAACCCGGCGTCATCGTCGCTCGGTCGCTGACGAAGATGTTCGGACTTCCCGGTCTTCGCGCGGGATTCGCCGTCGCCACGGAGGCACTCGGAGAGAAGCTAGACGCCGCGCGACAGGCGTGGTCGCTCTCGACGCCTGCGGCCGACGTCGGGGAGTTCTGCATGCGTCAACAGGTGTTCGTCACCGAGACGAAAGTCCGCGTCCGAATCGAACGCGAGCGGATGCGCGAACGGCTCTCTGATGCGTTCGAGGTGTATCCGTCGGACGCGCCGTTCCTTCTGCTCGGCGTCGAAGGCGACGTGGACGAACTGCTGTCGTACGCCCGTGAACGGGGCTTTGCGCTCCGCGATGCGCGCACCTTCCCGACGCTCGACTCGCACGTCCGGGTAGCCGTCCGTCGGCCGCAGGAAAACGACAAACTTGTTCGGACACTGCTTGAGTTCTGA
- a CDS encoding nicotinate-nucleotide--dimethylbenzimidazole phosphoribosyltransferase — MRLILVAGTTRTAEREGISAAGATRDLLLHTPSADAEILVYGEPVRAPVTPVSPSGCPTPAAVTRAARELVGFDVTIVDGGLARPSGAPTVSVGAKPGRDIGDADPVPTAPGAFAAAREFGRSLPDDELVVGETIPGGTTTAMAVFRALGEDWPTSSSLPENPVELKARVVEEAFDASEIEPGQAAHTPELAVRFVGDPVLASASGLVVGALESDTEVVLGGGTQMLAVAALARHAGALGSLTLATTSYLAADVPELSEATDAHDVELVVTDPGFDAADAGPLSAYADGVAKEGAAMGGALYLADQADALDGVTGTTLDVLERL, encoded by the coding sequence GTGCGATTGATACTCGTCGCGGGGACGACCCGCACGGCCGAACGCGAAGGTATCAGCGCCGCAGGTGCGACGCGAGACCTGTTACTCCACACGCCGAGCGCGGACGCCGAGATTCTGGTGTACGGCGAACCGGTCCGCGCTCCGGTCACGCCCGTCAGTCCGTCCGGATGTCCGACGCCCGCCGCCGTCACCCGCGCCGCTCGTGAACTGGTCGGCTTCGACGTGACCATCGTCGATGGCGGCCTCGCCCGTCCGTCGGGTGCGCCGACGGTTTCGGTGGGTGCAAAGCCCGGCCGCGACATCGGAGACGCTGACCCGGTCCCGACCGCTCCCGGTGCGTTCGCCGCCGCACGGGAGTTCGGGCGGTCGCTCCCGGACGACGAACTCGTCGTCGGTGAGACGATACCCGGCGGAACGACGACGGCGATGGCCGTCTTCCGCGCACTCGGCGAGGACTGGCCAACCTCCTCGTCGCTGCCGGAGAACCCGGTCGAACTGAAAGCGCGCGTCGTCGAGGAAGCGTTCGACGCCTCGGAGATCGAACCCGGACAGGCCGCACACACCCCTGAGCTCGCGGTTCGGTTCGTGGGCGACCCCGTCTTGGCATCCGCCAGCGGCCTCGTCGTGGGCGCGCTCGAATCCGACACCGAAGTCGTCCTCGGCGGCGGGACGCAGATGCTCGCCGTCGCCGCACTCGCTCGTCATGCGGGCGCTCTCGGCTCACTGACGCTTGCGACAACCTCGTATCTCGCCGCTGATGTGCCCGAACTCAGCGAAGCGACGGACGCACACGATGTCGAACTCGTCGTCACCGACCCCGGATTCGACGCTGCTGACGCCGGACCGCTCTCGGCGTACGCTGACGGCGTAGCCAAAGAAGGCGCGGCGATGGGTGGTGCCCTCTACCTCGCCGATCAGGCCGACGCGCTTGATGGCGTTACGGGCACAACACTTGATGTACTAGAGCGGCTCTAA
- a CDS encoding NTP transferase domain-containing protein, with protein MCGGQGTRLGGETEKPLVRVCGVPMVDRVATALRQSRVETVHAVVSPDAPETAQHVREKRLSVVETAGEGYVSDLTDALEAVGKPVVTVAADLPLLAAEHVDSAIETANAAGEQMDGIASVTVCVPANLKRRLGVSVDTTFEHEGEEIAPTGLNVVAGATDTVQLTYDDRIAVNVNRPTDLELAEERCD; from the coding sequence ATGTGCGGCGGGCAGGGAACCCGCCTTGGCGGCGAAACCGAGAAACCGCTCGTTCGCGTCTGCGGCGTGCCGATGGTTGACCGCGTTGCCACCGCGCTGCGACAGAGTCGCGTCGAGACAGTCCACGCGGTCGTCTCTCCCGACGCACCAGAGACAGCACAGCACGTCCGAGAGAAGCGTCTCTCGGTCGTTGAGACAGCGGGGGAGGGCTACGTGTCCGACTTGACCGACGCCCTCGAAGCGGTCGGGAAACCGGTTGTGACCGTTGCCGCCGACCTGCCGCTCCTCGCGGCCGAACATGTCGATAGCGCCATCGAGACCGCGAACGCGGCGGGGGAACAGATGGATGGTATTGCCTCCGTCACCGTCTGTGTGCCGGCGAACCTGAAGCGTCGTCTCGGCGTCTCCGTAGACACGACGTTCGAACACGAAGGCGAGGAGATCGCGCCGACTGGACTGAACGTCGTCGCTGGAGCGACGGACACCGTGCAGTTGACGTACGATGACCGCATCGCAGTGAACGTGAACCGACCGACTGACCTCGAACTCGCGGAGGAACGGTGCGATTGA
- the cobS gene encoding adenosylcobinamide-GDP ribazoletransferase, with the protein MVLTALRGGLVFLTRLPVGVDEASWDAFRRTPVAFPLVGYGLGALAAIPFLLPVPVPTAAALYMAALYVLTGVTHVDGLADVGDAAAVHGDAEERLAVLKDSQTGVGGALALGLALVTLGLGALSVAGTAPQVAFPLVVAAEVGAKTGMATLVCTGESAHEGLGSALIDVNDVSNLVPVAVSLVLLPALLITPVAGVAGVTTAAFAAVAAASFAPVAVAVLAGRWGNEHLGGVSGDVLGTANELGRVAGLHAGVLAWTLF; encoded by the coding sequence GTGGTTCTAACCGCGCTCCGTGGTGGACTCGTCTTCCTCACCAGACTTCCGGTCGGGGTGGACGAGGCGTCGTGGGACGCATTCCGTCGGACGCCTGTGGCGTTTCCGCTCGTCGGCTACGGTCTCGGCGCACTCGCGGCGATTCCCTTCTTACTTCCCGTCCCGGTGCCGACCGCGGCGGCGCTCTACATGGCGGCGCTCTACGTTCTGACGGGTGTCACGCACGTTGACGGCCTCGCGGACGTTGGCGACGCGGCGGCCGTCCACGGCGACGCAGAAGAGCGACTGGCGGTGCTGAAAGACTCACAGACGGGTGTCGGCGGCGCGCTGGCGCTCGGACTCGCACTCGTCACGCTCGGTCTCGGCGCACTCAGCGTCGCGGGAACGGCTCCCCAAGTCGCATTTCCCCTCGTTGTCGCCGCCGAAGTCGGCGCGAAAACGGGGATGGCGACGCTCGTCTGTACGGGCGAGAGCGCCCACGAGGGTCTCGGATCGGCGCTCATCGACGTGAACGACGTTTCGAATCTAGTTCCCGTCGCCGTTTCACTCGTTCTCCTTCCGGCCCTGCTCATTACGCCTGTCGCTGGCGTCGCGGGGGTCACTACCGCGGCATTTGCGGCCGTCGCCGCGGCGTCATTCGCTCCCGTCGCTGTCGCCGTTCTCGCCGGTCGCTGGGGTAACGAGCATCTGGGCGGCGTGAGCGGAGACGTACTCGGGACGGCGAACGAACTCGGGCGCGTCGCCGGTCTCCACGCGGGGGTGCTAGCGTGGACGCTCTTCTGA
- the cbiB gene encoding adenosylcobinamide-phosphate synthase CbiB, with amino-acid sequence MPLTAALAVVLAAGLDVAVAEPPARVHPVALLGRLVSHADRTWSHPRLVGVVLALAAPLGFAGVAGGVVAAAETLSPWVGALFASLVLFAATSLRMLLDAVRDVTQAAETDLDAARTELRALAGRDASALDAAHVRSAAVESVAENLSDGLVAPLFAFAVCAPFSLPLAAAAAAWVKGVNTLDSMFGYRSKPIGWAPARLDDVVMWLPARLAGVLLAVSVAEFSLPFSSRVRTLARRPPSPNSGWPMATMAAVLPARLVKPGVYDLDPASDTANTRLPTTADAMQAVRVTNRAGLLAFALAGVIAWF; translated from the coding sequence GTGCCCCTAACCGCCGCTCTCGCCGTCGTCCTCGCGGCCGGACTCGACGTGGCGGTTGCCGAACCACCGGCACGCGTCCACCCCGTAGCTCTCCTCGGCCGACTCGTTTCGCATGCCGACCGCACGTGGTCACACCCGCGACTCGTCGGCGTCGTACTCGCCCTCGCTGCACCTCTTGGATTCGCTGGCGTCGCCGGTGGTGTCGTCGCTGCCGCCGAGACGCTTTCGCCGTGGGTCGGCGCACTTTTCGCCAGCCTCGTTCTGTTCGCTGCGACGAGTCTCCGGATGTTGCTCGACGCCGTCCGCGACGTGACGCAAGCGGCCGAAACCGATCTCGATGCCGCTCGGACAGAACTGCGCGCACTCGCCGGACGCGACGCTTCGGCGTTGGACGCCGCGCACGTTCGCTCCGCGGCGGTCGAGAGCGTCGCGGAGAACCTTTCGGACGGTCTCGTCGCCCCGCTTTTCGCCTTCGCCGTCTGTGCGCCGTTTTCGCTCCCCCTCGCCGCGGCCGCCGCCGCGTGGGTGAAAGGAGTCAACACGCTCGATTCGATGTTCGGCTACCGCTCGAAGCCAATCGGCTGGGCACCCGCTCGTCTCGACGACGTGGTGATGTGGCTCCCGGCACGACTCGCGGGGGTCTTGCTCGCTGTCTCGGTGGCCGAGTTCTCACTTCCGTTTTCTTCGCGTGTGCGAACGCTCGCGCGACGGCCGCCGTCACCGAACTCCGGGTGGCCGATGGCGACGATGGCGGCGGTGCTTCCGGCGCGACTCGTCAAGCCCGGCGTCTACGACCTCGATCCGGCGTCGGACACGGCGAACACGCGCTTGCCGACCACTGCTGATGCGATGCAGGCAGTCAGAGTAACGAACCGCGCCGGACTGCTCGCGTTCGCCCTCGCGGGGGTGATCGCGTGGTTCTAA
- a CDS encoding HAD family hydrolase, translating into MAISFDLFGTLVAVERPADPAAAVAAELRDRGVAVPDDWGDAYAELHIDAPDGAEVPLPAHVSAALRSRDVDAPANAARRAVVAAFDPEVRTPEGAVDAVSAAAERGPVALLSNCSVPELVARTLIRSDLDRDAFDVMVSSVACGWRKPHPEAFETVAGRLDVAPETLVHVGDDPNTDGGVEAVGGAFVDVREVGFDTLTDSLRRGARSELLSEGESCP; encoded by the coding sequence GTGGCAATCTCGTTCGACCTGTTCGGAACGCTCGTCGCCGTAGAGCGCCCGGCGGACCCGGCGGCGGCCGTCGCGGCTGAACTCCGCGACAGAGGAGTCGCCGTCCCCGATGATTGGGGCGACGCCTACGCCGAACTCCATATCGACGCCCCGGACGGTGCGGAGGTCCCGCTTCCGGCGCACGTCTCCGCGGCCCTTCGCTCTCGGGATGTTGACGCCCCCGCTAACGCGGCACGCCGGGCCGTCGTCGCCGCGTTCGATCCCGAAGTCCGGACGCCTGAGGGTGCCGTCGATGCCGTGAGCGCCGCCGCCGAACGCGGTCCTGTCGCCCTTCTCTCGAACTGTTCAGTTCCCGAACTCGTCGCACGGACGCTCATCCGCTCGGACCTCGACCGAGACGCGTTCGACGTGATGGTTTCGAGTGTCGCCTGCGGGTGGCGAAAACCCCATCCCGAAGCGTTCGAGACGGTTGCCGGACGCCTCGACGTTGCGCCCGAAACTCTCGTCCACGTCGGTGACGACCCGAACACTGACGGTGGCGTCGAAGCTGTCGGTGGAGCGTTCGTAGACGTACGCGAGGTGGGATTCGACACCCTCACGGACTCGCTTCGGCGCGGTGCGCGCTCCGAACTTCTCTCGGAGGGTGAGTCGTGCCCCTAA
- a CDS encoding DNA-3-methyladenine glycosylase family protein translates to MSLSADTTLALPAAAPFDFSQSVSFLDGFTPCADGQICRDAELVTGGFAPEPFVAYLSPDGPDAVRAHVDWLRAAGDGSAVAAHLDNFLSLSDDLTPMYEAAQADEAFTSVVADLFGYHHVGFPTPFEAACWAALSQQTPIRVATELRDALVRAVGRVAVVDGTAVSLFPTPAMVRARPDEIRDAIGNERKTKTLLAAAEAFLEHDLANLTTDDLLTQLADVWGFGSWSAEFIALRGFGRMSILPSEESRLCTAVGDVYGIENATMNDVRRCADPYGDCRGYWAHYIRVWDFLGDESGSDD, encoded by the coding sequence ATGTCACTCTCTGCGGACACGACGCTCGCCCTTCCGGCGGCGGCACCGTTTGACTTCTCGCAGTCGGTGTCGTTTCTCGACGGGTTCACGCCCTGCGCGGACGGACAGATCTGCCGCGATGCCGAACTCGTCACCGGTGGGTTCGCTCCCGAACCGTTCGTCGCGTACCTCTCACCGGACGGTCCGGACGCAGTTCGTGCGCACGTAGACTGGCTCCGCGCCGCAGGCGACGGCTCCGCTGTCGCGGCCCATCTCGACAACTTCCTGTCGCTTTCTGACGATCTCACACCGATGTACGAAGCGGCGCAGGCGGACGAGGCGTTCACCTCCGTCGTTGCGGACCTGTTCGGCTACCACCACGTCGGGTTTCCGACGCCGTTCGAGGCGGCGTGCTGGGCGGCGCTCTCACAGCAGACACCCATCCGCGTCGCCACCGAATTACGTGATGCTCTCGTCCGCGCCGTCGGTCGCGTTGCAGTCGTCGATGGCACGGCAGTCTCGCTGTTTCCGACACCCGCGATGGTCCGCGCACGCCCTGACGAAATCCGCGACGCAATCGGTAACGAACGGAAGACGAAGACTCTTCTCGCCGCCGCGGAGGCGTTTCTCGAACACGATCTTGCTAATCTCACAACAGATGATCTGCTGACTCAGCTTGCGGACGTGTGGGGGTTCGGGTCGTGGTCTGCGGAGTTTATCGCTCTCCGCGGATTCGGTCGGATGTCGATTCTCCCGTCCGAGGAGTCCCGTCTCTGCACCGCCGTCGGAGACGTGTACGGCATCGAAAACGCGACGATGAACGACGTGCGGCGATGCGCCGACCCCTACGGCGACTGCCGAGGGTACTGGGCACATTACATCCGCGTGTGGGACTTCCTCGGCGACGAATCCGGCTCGGACGACTGA